Genomic window (Candidatus Omnitrophota bacterium):
TCTCGTTATGCGCCGGGCGCCAAAAGCGAAGATGACGACCCCATCACAGGTTTCGGCAATTGGTCTTTTCGCACCATGATCCGCCTTTTCTTTGGCGGCGGTATGACCGACCCGATGGTTATTTACCGAGCCTACAGAAAACAACTCATTTACGACCTAGATCTCACTAAAGATTCGAGTTTCGAAAAAGAGGAAAAACTTTTCAACACAAACATAAGCTGGGAACCTCTTTTGTCTATTCGTGCCGCCAAGCGAAAACTAAAGATCGGCGAAATTCCCGGAGACGAACCTGCCAGAGTCGGCGGGGAACGGAAACTCCAAATTTGGCGCTGGGGCGCTTGCTTTTTGTACGAAGTGATCCGAGAGATCTTTGTCTGGCGATAGGCCACCTTTTCACAACCTAACATGCCTTTAAAAAAGAATTTCCGAAACACGATCCGGTCGGATTGGTTCCTTAGCCTTATTCTTTTGGCGATCTTTCTGGTCGTTATGGGCTATAAATACAACTGGGACGATCAGCATTTAGAGATCCCGCTTTTAAAATCCCTCATTGACCCCAACTTGTATCCGGGCGATTATTACGTTCAAAGCCTCAAAAATAATTTCACCAGCTATTTTTACATCATCTTATCCCGCATTATTACCGTCGGTCAAATTCCAGCGGCTTATTTCATCCTTTATCTTTTTTCCCGCTATTTTCTTTTATTCTGGACTTTTAAACTTTGGAAATTTGTAGCCCAAGAAAAAAGCGCAGCGTTCATCTGCACGGCGATCTTTATTTTCTTCGGCCACACGCCCGAATTCCTTTACCGAACATTTTCCCATCAGGAATTCAGCTTTGCCTTTATTCCGGCAGGGATCTACTTTTTGTTTCGAGAGCGATTTATCCTCGCCTCGGGCATTTTAGGGTTCGCGACAAATTTTCACGCCCTCTATAGTTTTTTTCCGATGTTCTATCTTTTGGTTTATTTAGGATTGAACACCAAACGCCACGGATGGCTTATCCTCTTGAAGTCATGCTTATCATATTTTCTCTTCGCTTTGCCGATATTGATCTGGATCCTTAACAAAAGCTTGCCGCATTACATCGCCGGGGGAAACACCATCAGCCCGTCGCAGTGGATACCGCTTTACAAGCTCGGATGCCCGCAAAACTTTATTTTTGACGGAATGACTTTGGGGCATTTATTCGCGAATCCCAAAGAGTGGTTTTTCGCGACGCAAAAATATTGGTTTTTTCTTTTTCTGCTTATTCTCAACTTCAGCCACAATGAGGAATTTCGACGCGAGCGAAAGGTGGCCGCTGTTTTAATTGGCGCGCTAGCACTTATGGCAATTTCGTATTTCTTTACCTACATCCAACCGTCGCGCTTTATCATTGACCTCAATTTTGTCCGAAATATTCAATTCCTGAATTTCATTTTTATGGGATATTCCTCGCTTTTT
Coding sequences:
- a CDS encoding glycosyltransferase codes for the protein MKVTLLIPTLNEVIGMKEIMPKIKKEWYDQLLIVDGKSTDGTIEYCKQMGYPVVIQQKKGMRNAYMESLPHITGDVILTFSPDGNSIPELIPVCIEKMKQGYDMVIVSRYAPGAKSEDDDPITGFGNWSFRTMIRLFFGGGMTDPMVIYRAYRKQLIYDLDLTKDSSFEKEEKLFNTNISWEPLLSIRAAKRKLKIGEIPGDEPARVGGERKLQIWRWGACFLYEVIREIFVWR
- a CDS encoding DUF6798 domain-containing protein, which gives rise to MPLKKNFRNTIRSDWFLSLILLAIFLVVMGYKYNWDDQHLEIPLLKSLIDPNLYPGDYYVQSLKNNFTSYFYIILSRIITVGQIPAAYFILYLFSRYFLLFWTFKLWKFVAQEKSAAFICTAIFIFFGHTPEFLYRTFSHQEFSFAFIPAGIYFLFRERFILASGILGFATNFHALYSFFPMFYLLVYLGLNTKRHGWLILLKSCLSYFLFALPILIWILNKSLPHYIAGGNTISPSQWIPLYKLGCPQNFIFDGMTLGHLFANPKEWFFATQKYWFFLFLLILNFSHNEEFRRERKVAAVLIGALALMAISYFFTYIQPSRFIIDLNFVRNIQFLNFIFMGYSSLFFIRLIKSEKPFNAYCILIMFIFFSFSDTIAILAAILLTIFLFAKKLLSRIKKERAAEIALKIIGCVCCAILIFILKERLAGNGARAFYLTIALILILPAIFYGINSFLTRKLKKELLSSAQLFIILPLIILLVYFGYRHHRYVTIEKQGTGFWQLQRDWEDVQRHVQTDTPKDAVILAPIDMEMGGFRILSERTLICCERDCGIVGFDYHAAEEWRRRRDDVSAFRVLIKDDIRSALTNAIVRYQATHIIFTSYSQPKEKQGVLQKIYANNSFALYKIAVSGPR